Proteins from a single region of Ziziphus jujuba cultivar Dongzao chromosome 1, ASM3175591v1:
- the LOC107404902 gene encoding ATPase 10, plasma membrane-type has translation MAEDLDKPLLGPENFNREGIDLERLPLEEVFEQLRTSHRGLSSDDAEARLVIFGPNKLEEKPENKILKFLSFMWNPLSWVMEAAAVMAIALANGGGEGPDWQDFVGIICLLIINSTISFIEENNAGNAAAALMARLAPKTKVLRDGQWQEQDASVLVPGDIISIKLGDIIPADARLLEGDPLKIDQATLTGESLPVTKRTGDEVFSGSTCKHGEIEAVVIATGVQSFFGKAAHLVDSTEVTGHFQKVLTSIGNFCICSIAVGMILEIIVMFPIQQRSYRDGINNLLVLLIGGIPIAMPTVLSVTLAIGSHRLSQQGAITKRMTAIEEMAGMDVLCSDKTGTLTLNRLTVDKNLVEVFNKDMDKDTVVLLAARAARLDNQDAIDEAIINMLADPKEARANITEVHFLPFNPVDKRTAITYIDSDGNWYRASKGAPEQILSLCKEKQEIGGRVHAIIDKFAERGLRALGVAFQEVPEKTKDSPGGPWTFCGLLPLFDPPRHDSAETIRRALNLGVCVKMITGDQLAIAKETGRRLGMGTNMYPSSSLLGREKEENHEALPVDELIEKADGFAGVFPEHKYEIVKILQEKKHVVGMTGDGVNDAPALKKADIGIAVADSTDAARGAADLVLTEPGLSVIVSAVLTSRAIFQRMKNYTIYAVSITIRIVLGFVLLALIWEYDFPPFMVLIIAILNDGTIMTISKDRVKPSPAPDSWKLNEIFATGVVIGTYLALITVLFYWLVVETTFFETHFHVKSLSSNSEKVSSAIYLQVSIISQALIFVTRSQGWSFLERPGTLLMCAFVVAQLVATLIAVYAHISFAYITGIGWGWAGIIWLYSLIFYIPLDIIKFTVRYALSGEAWNLLFDRKTAFTSKKDYGKDDRAAQWVLSQRSLQGLMSADLENLNGRRSSLNARRSSLIAEQARRRAEIARLGELHTLRGHVESVVRLKNLDLGVIKSAHTV, from the exons TTAGAAGAAGTTTTCGAACAACTGAGAACATCACATAGAGGACTTTCATCCGACGATGCTGAAGCCAGACTGGTTATTTTTGGCCCTAACAAGCTTGAAGAGAAACCA GAgaacaaaatattgaaatttcttAGTTTCATGTGGAATCCATTGTCATGGGTTATGGAAGCTGCAGCTGTGATGGCAATTGCCCTCGCTAATGGTGGA GGTGAGGGTCCTGATTGGCAAGACTTTGTTGGGATTATATGCCTCCTAATAATCAACTCGACAATTAGTTTTATAGAGGAAAACAATGCTGGGAATGCTGCTGCAGCACTTATGGCTCGTTTAGCTCCAAAAACAAAG GTTCTCAGGGATGGGCAGTGGCAAGAACAAGATGCTTCTGTTTTAGTGCCAGGAGATATAATTAGCATAAAGCTTGGGGATATCATTCCCGCTGATGCACGCCTGCTTGAAGGAGATCCTTTAAAAATTGACCAGGCAA CTCTTACTGGAGAGTCTCTACCTGTTACTAAGAGGACAGGTGATGAAGTTTTTTCTGGTTCAACATGTAAGCATGGAGAAATTGAAGCTGTAGTTATAGCAACTGGGGTACAGTCTTTCTTTGGAAAAGCAGCACATTTAGTTGACTCTACTGAAGTCACTGGACATTTTCAGAAG GTCCTTACCTCCATTGGGAATTTCTGCATCTGCTCAATAGCTGTGGGAATGATTCTTGAAATCATTGTCATGTTCCCTATACAGCAACGTTCTTATAGGGATGGAATTAACAACCTTCTTGTGCTCTTAATTGGAGGAATACCTATAGCTATGCCAACGGTACTGTCAGTAACACTTGCTATTGGTTCTCATCGGCTCTCTCAACAG GGTGCCATTACGAAAAGGATGACAGCAATTGAAGAAATGGCAGGCATGGATGTACTCTGCAGTGATAAAACTGGAACTCTTACCCTGAATCGCCTCACAGTTGATAAAAACCTTGTTGAG GTTTTTAACAAAGACATGGATAAAGATACGGTTGTCTTGCTTGCAGCCAGGGCAGCAAGATTGGACAATCAGGATGCTATTGATGAAGCAATTATCAACATGCTCGCTGATCCAAAGGAG GCACGTGCTAATATAACAGAAGTGCATTTCCTGCCCTTCAATCCAGTAGACAAACGCACTGCAATTACCTACATTGATTCTGATGGTAACTGGTACCGAGCCAGCAAAGGAGCTCCAGAACAG ATCTTAAGTCTATGTAAAGAGAAACAAGAAATTGGTGGAAGAGTGCATGCCATAATAGACAAATTTGCTGAAAGGGGATTACGTGCCCTTGGAGTTGCTTTTCAG GAAGTTCCAGAAAAAACTAAGGACAGTCCTGGAGGTCCTTGGACGTTCTGTGGATTGTTGCCCTTGTTTGATCCTCCAAGACATGATAGTGCTGAGACCATCCGGAGAGCGCTAAACCTAGGTGTCTGTGTTAAGATGATTACAG GTGACCAATTGGCAATTGCGAAGGAGACAGGTCGACGACTTGGTATGGGAACCAACATGTACCCCTCTTCCTCATTGTTAGGCcgtgagaaagaagaaaatcatgAGGCCCTGCCAGTGGATGAGCTCATCGAAAAAGCAGATGGTTTTGCCGGTGTATTCCCTG aacataaatatgaaattgtaaaaattttacaagaaaAGAAGCATGTGGTGGGAATGACTGGAGATGGTGTAAACGATGCACCTGCTTTAAAGAAGGCAGATATTGGGATAGCAGTGGCAGATTCTACAGATGCAGCAAGAGGTGCTGCTGACTTAGTCTTAACAGAACCTGGATTAAGCGTAATCGTCAGTGCAGTCTTAACTAGCCGAGCAATATTCCAAAGAATGAAGAATTACACG ATATATGCCGTCTCCATAACAATAAGGATTGTG CTTGGTTTCGTACTCCTTGCGTTGATATGGGAATATGACTTCCCACCTTTCATGGTTCTGATAATAGCAATACTCAATGATG GAACCATCATGACTATTTCAAAAGATCGTGTAAAACCCTCTCCAGCGCCTGACAGTTGGAAGCTCAATGAGATATTTGCAACTGGCGTAGTCATTGGAACATATCTCGCTCTGATTACTGTGTTATTTTATTGGCTTGTAGTTGAAACAACCTTCTTTGAG ACCCATTTCCATGTGAAGTCCTTATCCAGCAATAGCGAGAAGGTTTCGTCTGCTATATACCTGCAAGTTAGCATAATCAGCCAGGCTCTAATATTTGTTACACGCAGTCAGGGATGGTCTTTTCTAGAGAGGCCTGGAACCCTCTTGATGTGTGCATTTGTGGTTGCACAACTG GTGGCCACCTTAATAGCTGTGTATGCGCATATCAGCTTTGCATACATCACAGGCATTGGATGGGGATGGGCTGGAATTATATGGTTATACAGTTTGATCTTCTATATACCTCTGGATATTATCAAGTTCACAGTTCGTTATGCATTGAGTGGGGAAGCCTGGAATCTGTTATTCGATCGAAAG ACGGCCTTTACCTCTAAAAAAGACTATGGGAAGGATGATAGAGCAGCTCAGTGGGTACTTTCCCAGAGAAGTCTCCAAGGACTGATGTCTGCAGATTTAGAGAACCTTAATGGAAGGAGATCTAGTCTTAATGCAAGGAGATCTTCTTTGATCGCCGAACAGGCCAGGCGCCGTGCTGAGATAGCCAG